CAACTGAATGCATGTAGGTCATGTCTAActgtacattttttaaataaaaataaacaagttAATTTATCCATCAAGCCATTAAAGGATTTTTTTCCCATTGAAATGTTCTCTATAGGTGGATGGGGTACACGGACACTCTCCCTTGTGGAACCTGATGATACTGGCTACACAGGCAAGATCATAAAGGCTGCAAACCGGGGGGGTAGATCTACTTTTTTCATAGCTCCAATGCAAGAAGAACTCGACACAACTCCACTGCTACTAACGGATGAAGCATTCAGTAGCATGCATAAAGCAACGTGCCAGAAGTGTGGAGCAGCCATTCCACTGCAGCTCCTGACAGAACACATCAAGTCTTGCAACATCAGTGATGAAAGcctggctgttgtggaggatagTTGTGAGCAGGGTAAGATAACATGTACAAATTAATTCATTTCCATTATCATTACACGCAGATGCCCTAAAATCACAATTCATGGTAAGGACACATGGCTTGTTGGAAAATACAGTTATGACATAATGCAGTGGTTCTTGCTGACCTCTGATTTTTGTTCATCTTTGCCAACTTAAATGTCACAGCACCAGAGCAGCAGCCCTGTCCTCTGTGCATGGCTGTATCAAGCTGACTCCATTGAGGCACATGCTGCTTCATGTGGGGAAAGGTATATTGTAtatacttttttcaataaccaaCAGATGTAAAACATTAAATCAGTCTAACAAATAGAATATAAGTGTAGAAAAAGTATGTTGTGAATGTTGGCAGTGCAGGAAATGAGGTGTTGGATAGGATTACTGTCATTGAAGAACAAGCAGCAATGCCTGGACCATCCGGAAGTAGCGCAGCAGTTACAGAAGGTAGGTCCTAATCAGGGTTGCTGTGGGGCAAGAATGTTATGGAGGGTAAACTGTGGTGGTGCAGTAAAGAGTAGCATATCCAACATGGCATAGTCTACACCTTATTGGTTTAAATTAAATACTTTTCTTAAATTGTATCCTTGCTAAGGAAAGGTCAAAAGGTACATTCTGATAAATAGGGAGCTGTAACTGATGAACTGTCTACTGAATGTATTTCTCAGAGCTGGCTTTCTTTACAGGCAGGTCTGACGTGAAAGCTTAACTgataacatttttattttgtctCTTACTAGAGTGGCTCACTGTTCAGGATCCTACCAGGGCCATATCTCAGTTTCGAGATGATGTTCTGAGCATTCATGAATCGAAGAATCCCTTACTTCTCAGCATGGATATTAGAAGCAGCCCTGCGGAACAGGACGCTGCACTAATCTGCTTCTATAAGAAACCCAACGTTGAATGGGGACGACCCTTAAAATGCAGACTTGAAGGTAGCTTCAATTACATGTCATAGTAGTCTAGGAAAACTTAAACCTATTGCTTTTGCCTTTTACTATAGACCATTTCAGTTGTAAACTTAAACATTCTAAATGTGTCCCAGTTTATTTCCAGTTGCCGTGTATGTGAATGTCATCAGTTGACAGGAGGTAAACATCGACATAAGCTGTTGCCAAGCAATGCAATTCCGTTTAAATGGTCTATATCAAACCCTGAATTGTGTTACAGGTGATGCAGTCATTGGAGAGGGTGTTAGTCGCTTTTTCTTCTCAACTTGCATGGACAAGCTGAACTCTGGGTTTTGCATCAACTTTGGTATGTAGAATGCAGCTTTGTGTAAGATGAATTGTAAATAACTATTTACAGTTGCTTTGCAGGAGCATGTCTTGTGTTTAAAATgtttattaaatataacctacatttctgttgtttttttatatttttgctcACCTAACCATAAAAGTTCTAAAAGTCATAATAAATATGTTATGCCTACAATGGCAAAACAATTGTAATCTTAAtaaaaatgttaaaataaatacaactacCCAATGGTAGTGTTGGATGTAGTACTTAATTTAACTTTGTTTCAATGTAACATCTCTTATACAGCAAACACTGACGGAACACGGCTCTTTGATGGAGAGCCAGGCCATTAGTGCCCTCAGCCTATGTTCATCATGGCTGGGAGAATGGTGGGACACTCCTTCGTGCATGGAGGACCATGCCTGTCGGGGCTCAGCCCTGCTGTTGTTCATGTCCTGCTTGGAGGAAGTCCTGAAACTGCCACTGTCACACTAGAGGACTGTCCAGACCTAGACATCCGGGAAACAATCAGGCTTGTATGTTTTCAATCCAACCCCATTatttcttcacttatttatacaCTGAAGCAAGAAAGTCTCCACCCTTTTAGCTATTTTTTTCTGTGTGCTGTATTATATTGTGGAAAAAAAGCTAAAGGGTGGTGAATTTCTACACCCATCGTGTAGTGTCCGACGTCCGTCACACATTTTATCATTCTATTTCCTCTTCCCTCTGTGTCTTTAAGCTTGAAGGGGAATCCAAAATCTCTGATGAGGGTAAAAGAAGTGTCCGGGACTTGGCCTTCGCCTGGGACCTCCCTTGCCTTACCGGAAATAACCGCAGATGGCTTTTTGAGAAGATGTTGATCCATGCTGTGCGTGAAATGTTATGATATATTGACAATGCAGAACATTATCCCAAAGCAATTTCTGTGGATGAGATAAAAAGTGTTCCACCTTCTGTCTGTTATTGTCAATAACAGGTAATTGGACGTGTCATAAGTCAAATTAAGCAGCTCAGACGTGGTCTTAAGGAGACGCCAATGTGGGCCATGCTGAGTCAACGCCCTGACACAGTGGCCCTGCTATTTCCACAAGAGGGAGCAGTGGATTATAGCCCTGCGGTAAATTTGTCCAATTTTATCTttttgtatataatatatattcatATCATGTAATATTTTTAAATCCAAGCCTTTCTTGAATGCTATTATATGACAGAGGTTTCATATCTTTATCCAGTATCAGTCATTGTGCCTGTAATCAATCTTTTATGATTAGTTCCTAGTTTTGTTTAGGTTCATCAAACATGGCTTGAGGAAAAATGAATCCCATTTTAAGACAAATTTCTCACACTAGTGTCCGGTAACCATGTTGTTATTTTATATGGCTGTCAATGTAGGGCATTCTTCAGCGCATCACCTGGCctcgtgatgatgatgatgatgatgaggacgATGACTGTTCAGTTGACACAAAATGCCGTGTATCAGGATATCTTCGCCGCTTCATTGAAAATGGTATGTTTACAGTTAGAAATAATGCCAACATGATATTGAAGTAAAGTATGATGATATTAAGTATAAGACCTAATATGTTACATTCCTGATCTTACAAACCTGTGTGCGCTCCACTTTTGGATATGCTTTCTACTTCACTCCGACACAACTGTCCTACACATGCAGGTGTGCAAAGACACTCAAGTAAAAAAAGCTACTTTACAACTATTTCTTACAGTACAGATAACAAATGTGATGCTTTAATTGACTACTAAAAATTATTTGAATTTCCTAACTTACTTTTCTTTATTGTAGCAACCATTCATTTAAACAACTTTTGGTTAATCCACAGCGTCACCTGATGTAATGGCCAATCTGGTGAAATTCTGGACCGGGTGGGAGATTCTGCCACGGAATAATCTGTCCATTGAGGTGGTCAACGGCAGCTTCCCCACTGCCTCAACCTGTTACGAGACCCTGCGCATCCCAGGGCATTACAAGGACTATGCATCTTTTGAAAATGTAATGCTGGCTTGTATTGGAACTTGTCAAACAGGATTTGGTCTTGTGTAATGTGTTGGTAGAAGGCAGAGGTGTTCATTGACTCCAGTGTTAAGTATTTTTCTGCTGTGGAAATACTAAATAAAGTCCTCCCTTTCTTCTGTTCAGAATCAGCCTGTTGTATATTGGACAGCCCAGTATATGTATTAGTGATGCACAGTATGGATGTTTTTTCAGCAGATTACAGATCACTACCTGCTTCTCATGGCAAATACTGATAACTTCATAACCTGTAGTTTACACACACCTGAGGGTCTACGGATCAGCTAAAGGacaacaaccaatcagagctGAGGGTAGTCAGAAGCACCTGTTAATCGTGCTGATTAACTCCAAGCAACTAATCAAATAGGCAGCAGTGATCAAATATCAAACGTGACCTTTTTTAGATTGTCTTTCCCATTTTATGAATTGACCAATTGTATCTTTAATATGTTATGTGTCTGATCAAATCTGACATCACTATTGTTCGCATAACAACAAACAAAAGAACATTTGTCATTCTTCAAATGTTAATTTATTATTTTTCCTTGACAATTTGAAGATTCCAAAAGCAGAACAGTTGTCTGCCATAAAACATAATACATCTGTAAAATAACAAGGAAACAAAGGTGGAGTGGATGCTTGGGCCACATTTGGATACATTGGAGAAAAACACCTAAGCTCTCTTTCTCAGTCATCAGATAGAACATGCTCACAAAATTGAACAGCAGCAATGTAGATATCAGAGCCAAAGGACTGGGAGGCAGCTCGTGGGTCAACAGCTTCTCTTAAAGCAGCCATTTGTCCATCAGTCAGTGGGCTCTCTGTGTCTGGGACAATGACACTAGAGTGGCCATCAGGAGCAAATCCACTGTTCTCCCACTCAATCTGAGGAATATCCACACCCTAAAAATAACAGAAATAGAAAGCCTCATTTATTTGCGGTATGAATTATCTTGATAGACAGCAGCAGTAAGGTGGGCACTTGTGGCTTTTGAAATCTGTATGCTCCTACtcaattatctttctgttttcacATACTGTAACTCCTTTTCTAGGAACATAAGCCTTAAACCACTGCCAATGTTGTTTAGTAAATGTTCATGGCTCTTATTCTGACCTACACTTTTGTAAGTCACTCAGCTAAATATGAATTGTTCTCACATGTAATGGTAAGATAAATTACattttctcagcaggaaacctttcttatgcatttgacccatccaaaCGTGTGCCATACAGTATAACTGCGATAGTTAAAATATTTCCACCGCTTTACCTTGCCCTTTCTGACGGGGAACTGAGGCTTTATAGCCACCTGCTCTCTTTAAAGGCTGCTCTGGGTTGAAAATACAGGGGAAGTTTCAATGGAGTTGGTAGGTGTTTGCAAGAGCATGGATAGCGGTTTCAGTTTTTTAGTTGCTGAGGGATCAATACTATTGAAAGCACTGAAGTTGTAAAAATTGGACAACGTTACCTCCATGTTATCAGAAACTGGAATTGGGTGATGGATTCGTCCCAGCTCCCACAGCTGATTTGGGGTCATATGGCCTTCTGTTCTTATAGGATGATTTGCCCAGCCACTGCGGAATGTGTCCAGGGCATCTTGTAGCCGTGGCAGGAACACATAATGGCAACAGAAGAGGTGTGTAGCATTGCCAATGTTGAGGAAACCCTCTTCTTCGAGGTAGTGTAGAGCATCATAGTAGATGACTAACAGCTGTCCACATGTCTCTCCATCGCCTCTCTATCCTGGACAATTGCAAGTTTACCAGAACATTTTTAAGTTAAAGGACAGGGAATTGCAATATCTGGATTCGTGGCAGATTTGACATGGAATGATTAAGTATTTATAATAAACAACTGATAATGTAAGATCTCAGCAGTTTCTTTTGTTGAGAAAAGGTTTCCATCAACAACAAATGCACACAgata
This region of Pseudochaenichthys georgianus chromosome 6, fPseGeo1.2, whole genome shotgun sequence genomic DNA includes:
- the LOC117447545 gene encoding G2/M phase-specific E3 ubiquitin-protein ligase-like isoform X2; translation: MFIMAGRMVGHSFVHGGPCLSGLSPAVVHVLLGGSPETATVTLEDCPDLDIRETIRLLEGESKISDEGKRSVRDLAFAWDLPCLTGNNRRWLFEKMLIHAVIGRVISQIKQLRRGLKETPMWAMLSQRPDTVALLFPQEGAVDYSPAGILQRITWPRDDDDDDEDDDCSVDTKCRVSGYLRRFIENASPDVMANLVKFWTGWEILPRNNLSIEVVNGSFPTASTCYETLRIPGHYKDYASFENVMLACIGTCQTGFGLV
- the LOC117447545 gene encoding G2/M phase-specific E3 ubiquitin-protein ligase-like isoform X1 — its product is MFIMAGRMVGHSFVHGGPCLSGLSPAVVHVLLGGSPETATVTLEDCPDLDIRETIRLLEGESKISDEGKRSVRDLAFAWDLPCLTGNNRRWLFEKMLIHAVIGRVISQIKQLRRGLKETPMWAMLSQRPDTVALLFPQEGAVDYSPAGILQRITWPRDDDDDDEDDDCSVDTKCRVSGYLRRFIENGVQRHSTSPDVMANLVKFWTGWEILPRNNLSIEVVNGSFPTASTCYETLRIPGHYKDYASFENVMLACIGTCQTGFGLV